Proteins found in one Alicyclobacillus cycloheptanicus genomic segment:
- a CDS encoding 1,4-alpha-glucan branching protein domain-containing protein, translating into MPVGYLCFALHAHLPYVRHPERPHALEERWLFEALTETYLPLTIAMTRWTQEGIDWHMALSVSPTLAAMLRDPLLQDRYSAYLDRLIELAEAEKTRLADDADFRHLPIFYLGRLREMRGAYRAFDRDLTRIWSHLEALGHLELLTTAATHAFLPLVRTEEALKAQIEVAMIHHKAVFGRAPRGMWLPECAYRPGIDELLRSYGIVYTFAETQGVLNADPPPVFGVYAPILTQGGLAVFGRDAESSRQVWSSTDGYPGDFDYREFYRDIGYERPFEEVQVCLPEGIRTDTGLKYWRITGHPHDKAPYQPQWAREKAAQHAGHFLWCRQQQMAHLADKMGRPPIVTAVYDAELFGHWWYEGPEFLDMLVRKMHYDQTEIAFATPSQCLSLCADWQTCYLDMNTWGRDGYADVWVNASNDWIYPALHRMEHTMIQLAAAHPFASGLRKRALNQAARELMLAQSSDFAFIMDHRTAVDYAVRRTKLHVNRFERLAQMVEEDQYDVGLLDEIERRDNLFPAIDYRVYRSRNAAAGAKAGSVTGAEAVSAGTRPHAARPTVLMLAWEYPPLIVGGLARHVGSLAETLVEMGWDVHVITRSDAAAPPADASHPGAVALGADEAEVVNGVTVHRVSVTRPHGGGFLDWVLQLNLAMLDRARQLLGTGVRIDVLHAHDWLVHRTAKALKEISGVPLVCTMHATEHGRNGGIVSQLQRRIHHEEWSLTYDAARVIVCSQFMRDEVIRLFSLPDDKVAAIPNGITMAPSTDSTAASIAAATAAPVDARPTVLYIGRMVREKGIHVLLEAAVHIRAAVPDVRFVLIGRGPMEDTLRHQAHRLGLDGAVDFLGFVSDADRDAWLQAADVCVFPSLYEPFGIVALEAMAAGIAVVVSDTGGLREIVTHEVTGLTAYPGHAMSLADQTVRLLQDRDLAENLARRARAMVRERYAWQTVAARTAEVYEHVLQSVRHEEAPTG; encoded by the coding sequence ATGCCCGTAGGATATTTGTGTTTTGCATTACATGCTCATCTGCCGTATGTACGGCACCCTGAACGCCCGCACGCGCTGGAAGAACGCTGGCTTTTCGAAGCCCTCACGGAGACCTACCTCCCGCTGACCATCGCCATGACACGCTGGACGCAAGAGGGCATCGACTGGCACATGGCGCTGTCGGTCTCCCCTACCCTGGCAGCCATGCTGCGCGACCCACTTCTGCAGGACCGCTACAGCGCATACCTCGACCGTCTGATTGAACTCGCCGAAGCGGAGAAGACGCGGCTCGCGGACGATGCGGACTTTCGCCACCTGCCCATCTTCTACCTCGGCCGGCTGCGTGAAATGCGAGGTGCATACCGTGCGTTCGATCGCGATCTGACCCGCATCTGGTCCCACCTGGAGGCGCTTGGGCACCTGGAGTTGTTGACGACTGCGGCGACGCATGCCTTCCTGCCGCTGGTCCGCACGGAGGAAGCGCTCAAGGCGCAGATTGAAGTGGCGATGATCCATCATAAAGCGGTGTTTGGCCGAGCACCGCGCGGCATGTGGCTGCCCGAATGCGCGTATCGTCCCGGAATCGACGAGCTGCTGCGCTCATACGGCATCGTCTATACGTTCGCCGAGACGCAGGGGGTGCTGAACGCGGACCCGCCGCCGGTGTTCGGCGTGTACGCCCCCATCCTCACCCAGGGCGGACTGGCGGTGTTCGGGCGCGATGCAGAAAGCAGCCGCCAGGTTTGGAGCAGCACCGACGGGTACCCCGGCGACTTCGACTACCGCGAGTTCTATCGGGACATCGGGTATGAGCGTCCCTTCGAGGAAGTGCAGGTGTGCTTGCCGGAGGGGATCCGCACGGACACGGGACTCAAGTACTGGCGCATCACCGGCCATCCACATGACAAAGCGCCGTACCAGCCGCAGTGGGCGCGGGAAAAGGCGGCGCAGCACGCGGGGCACTTCCTGTGGTGCCGCCAGCAGCAAATGGCGCACCTGGCGGACAAGATGGGCCGCCCGCCCATTGTCACGGCTGTGTACGATGCCGAATTATTCGGCCATTGGTGGTACGAGGGGCCGGAATTTCTCGACATGTTGGTCCGTAAAATGCACTACGACCAAACGGAAATCGCGTTTGCGACGCCCTCGCAGTGCCTCTCGCTGTGCGCCGACTGGCAGACGTGTTACCTCGACATGAATACGTGGGGCCGCGACGGCTATGCGGACGTCTGGGTCAATGCCTCGAACGACTGGATTTACCCTGCGTTGCACCGCATGGAACACACGATGATTCAACTCGCCGCCGCGCACCCATTCGCAAGCGGACTGCGCAAGCGCGCGCTCAATCAGGCAGCCCGTGAGCTGATGCTCGCCCAAAGCAGCGATTTTGCGTTCATCATGGATCACCGGACGGCGGTGGATTACGCCGTTCGCCGGACCAAACTTCACGTGAACCGCTTCGAACGGCTGGCACAAATGGTCGAGGAAGACCAGTACGACGTCGGGTTGCTCGACGAGATCGAACGGCGCGATAACCTCTTCCCGGCCATCGACTATCGCGTGTACCGCTCGCGAAACGCCGCGGCCGGGGCGAAAGCCGGCTCCGTGACGGGTGCGGAGGCGGTCAGCGCCGGTACCAGGCCCCATGCCGCACGGCCCACCGTGCTCATGCTGGCTTGGGAGTATCCGCCGCTCATCGTGGGTGGCCTCGCCCGTCATGTGGGCAGCCTGGCGGAGACGCTCGTGGAGATGGGCTGGGACGTCCACGTCATCACGCGGTCGGACGCCGCCGCTCCCCCCGCCGACGCCTCGCACCCCGGCGCCGTCGCTCTGGGTGCCGATGAGGCGGAAGTGGTCAACGGGGTGACTGTGCACCGCGTGTCGGTCACGCGCCCGCACGGGGGCGGTTTTCTCGACTGGGTGCTGCAACTCAACCTGGCGATGCTCGACAGGGCCCGCCAGCTGCTTGGCACGGGAGTGCGCATCGACGTGCTGCACGCCCACGACTGGCTGGTGCACCGAACCGCGAAAGCGCTGAAGGAAATCAGCGGCGTCCCGCTCGTGTGCACCATGCACGCGACCGAGCATGGGCGCAACGGCGGGATTGTCTCCCAGCTCCAGCGCCGTATTCACCACGAGGAGTGGTCGCTCACTTACGACGCCGCCCGCGTCATTGTGTGCAGCCAGTTTATGCGGGACGAAGTCATCCGCCTGTTTTCGCTGCCGGACGACAAAGTCGCGGCCATCCCAAACGGCATCACAATGGCGCCATCGACGGATTCGACCGCGGCTTCAATCGCGGCCGCCACAGCTGCCCCTGTCGACGCGCGGCCGACGGTGCTCTACATCGGCCGCATGGTGCGGGAGAAGGGCATCCACGTGCTACTGGAGGCCGCCGTACACATCCGGGCCGCCGTGCCGGACGTCCGCTTCGTGTTGATCGGCCGCGGGCCCATGGAGGACACGTTGCGGCACCAGGCACACCGGCTCGGGCTGGACGGCGCGGTCGACTTTCTGGGCTTCGTCTCCGATGCCGATCGCGACGCTTGGCTCCAGGCCGCCGACGTTTGCGTGTTCCCCAGCCTGTATGAGCCGTTCGGAATCGTCGCCCTGGAGGCGATGGCGGCCGGGATCGCCGTCGTCGTCTCCGACACGGGCGGGCTTCGCGAAATTGTCACCCACGAGGTGACGGGACTGACGGCCTACCCCGGCCATGCGATGTCGCTGGCCGACCAGACGGTACGTCTGCTGCAAGACCGCGATTTGGCGGAGAACCTGGCCCGGCGCGCACGTGCAATGGTGCGCGAGCGCTACGCGTGGCAGACAGTCGCAGCGCGCACTGCCGAGGTCTACGAACACGTCCTTCAATCTGTTCGACATGAGGAGGCACCCACAGGATGA
- a CDS encoding ATP-binding cassette domain-containing protein, whose protein sequence is MSPATQTHHDTAEPAPRPLLQVEHIRKRFGAVQALQDVSLEVYPGEVVALVGDNGAGKSTTIKMISGVETPDEGRILVEGREVHLTSPAVAEQLGIQTVYQDLALCDNLDIVSNLFLGRELHRTLIPGVIKSIRKAEMEERAIPILKELGINLPPLSTQVASLSGGQRQTVAVARAVLWGSKLVLLDEPTAALGVTQTKAVLDLILRLAEKGVGVLVISHNMSDVFQVADRIVVLRLGKTVANLTAKETRLDEVVAAITGSAEEVLTGK, encoded by the coding sequence TTGAGTCCAGCAACGCAAACGCACCACGATACAGCAGAGCCGGCGCCTCGCCCGCTGCTTCAGGTGGAGCACATTCGCAAGCGGTTTGGTGCCGTACAGGCACTTCAGGATGTCTCTTTGGAAGTCTACCCCGGAGAGGTGGTCGCGCTGGTTGGCGACAACGGCGCAGGCAAGTCGACGACCATTAAGATGATCAGCGGGGTGGAGACGCCCGACGAAGGCAGGATTCTCGTCGAAGGCCGCGAGGTGCACCTGACCAGTCCCGCGGTTGCCGAGCAGCTTGGCATTCAGACGGTGTACCAGGACCTCGCCCTGTGCGACAACCTGGACATCGTCTCCAACCTCTTTCTCGGGCGCGAATTGCACCGCACCCTCATCCCCGGCGTCATCAAATCGATCCGCAAGGCGGAGATGGAGGAGCGCGCCATTCCTATCTTGAAGGAACTCGGCATCAACCTGCCGCCGCTCAGCACGCAAGTGGCGAGCTTGTCCGGGGGGCAGCGCCAAACCGTGGCAGTCGCCAGGGCGGTCCTGTGGGGGTCCAAACTGGTGCTGCTGGACGAACCGACGGCTGCACTGGGGGTCACACAGACGAAAGCGGTGCTGGACCTCATCCTGCGCCTCGCGGAAAAGGGCGTCGGTGTCCTGGTGATTTCCCACAATATGAGTGACGTGTTCCAGGTTGCCGACCGGATTGTCGTGCTCCGGCTGGGGAAAACCGTTGCCAACTTGACGGCGAAGGAGACGCGCCTGGATGAAGTGGTCGCCGCTATCACCGGTTCAGCAGAGGAGGTGCTGACGGGCAAATGA
- a CDS encoding polysaccharide deacetylase family protein, translated as MGHRTSTVLALIMSMMLTTLVIAAPARPAQAAKQPASGTAASAAGSAAAGAADAPAASHKTLYLTFDDGPSQRYTPQILDILRREHVRATFFVLGSRSQEYPGLVRRIRLEGHELGNHGFYHEVITGKPDVWVRQDVTKAERAIRAASGVTPVLYRPPGGMIDQREMAMLTKAGHPVVLWTLDSGDWRAKSAAPIVNTVLRNVQPGAIVLFHDGISPSRYTAQALPKIIRVCRARGYTFELVPVGPAASRITTHADSRQ; from the coding sequence ATGGGACACCGCACCTCTACTGTTTTGGCACTCATCATGTCGATGATGCTCACGACCCTTGTCATCGCGGCGCCTGCGCGTCCGGCGCAGGCTGCAAAGCAGCCTGCATCGGGCACGGCGGCATCGGCCGCCGGATCTGCCGCAGCGGGCGCAGCCGACGCACCCGCCGCGTCGCACAAAACACTCTACCTGACGTTCGACGATGGCCCGAGCCAGCGATATACGCCGCAAATCCTCGACATCCTGCGACGGGAGCACGTTCGTGCAACGTTTTTCGTGTTAGGATCACGCTCGCAGGAATACCCTGGCCTGGTTCGCCGCATCCGCCTGGAGGGGCATGAACTGGGCAATCACGGCTTCTACCACGAGGTCATCACGGGTAAGCCGGATGTGTGGGTGCGTCAGGATGTGACCAAGGCTGAGCGGGCGATTCGGGCGGCCAGCGGTGTCACGCCGGTGCTCTACCGCCCGCCGGGCGGCATGATTGACCAACGGGAAATGGCAATGCTCACGAAAGCCGGGCACCCGGTCGTCCTGTGGACCCTGGACTCCGGGGACTGGCGCGCCAAGTCAGCGGCGCCCATCGTCAATACCGTTCTGCGCAACGTGCAGCCTGGGGCGATTGTGCTGTTTCACGACGGCATTTCGCCGAGTCGTTATACCGCGCAGGCGCTACCCAAAATCATCCGCGTCTGCCGTGCCCGCGGCTACACCTTTGAGCTGGTGCCTGTCGGCCCTGCGGCCAGCCGAATCACCACCCACGCAGATTCCCGCCAATAA
- a CDS encoding nucleotidyltransferase family protein, with amino-acid sequence MKAVIMAGGRGSRLLPLTKHLPKPMVPLLDRPVMEYIVELLATHGFRDIGVTLGYMPDPIRFHFGDGRKFGVHITYKEEPTPLGTAGGVKHIAHDYRETFVVMSGDALTDMNLTAALAAHRRSGAWATLVLSRVSCPRGYGVVSLQRDGAGRDGILRDGASRDGASRDGGLPDGAMRDGAIAEFIEKPQTWDEGRTYTVNTGVYILEPRILDYIPSDQPYDFGSQLFPRLLDMGAPLYGHVMDGYWSDIGTLLQYYQSQLDMIHGRVQVRLPTEIMEKLGVAEGLAEGASGA; translated from the coding sequence ATGAAGGCTGTCATCATGGCTGGAGGCCGCGGATCACGATTGCTTCCGCTGACCAAACACCTCCCGAAACCGATGGTTCCGCTGCTCGACCGCCCTGTGATGGAGTACATCGTGGAACTGCTCGCCACGCACGGATTCCGCGACATCGGCGTGACGCTCGGGTATATGCCTGACCCGATTCGGTTCCACTTTGGGGACGGCCGCAAGTTCGGCGTCCACATCACCTACAAGGAAGAACCCACACCGCTGGGCACAGCCGGCGGCGTCAAGCACATCGCGCACGACTACCGGGAAACCTTCGTTGTGATGAGCGGGGATGCGCTGACCGACATGAACCTCACGGCGGCGCTTGCTGCGCATCGTCGATCCGGCGCATGGGCGACGCTGGTCCTGTCGAGGGTGAGTTGTCCGCGCGGCTACGGGGTAGTGTCCCTGCAGCGGGACGGCGCGGGTCGAGATGGCATCCTTCGGGACGGGGCGAGTCGGGATGGGGCGAGTCGGGATGGGGGCCTTCCGGACGGGGCGATGCGTGACGGCGCCATCGCGGAATTTATCGAGAAGCCGCAGACCTGGGACGAGGGGCGCACCTACACGGTCAACACCGGGGTCTATATCCTCGAGCCCCGCATCCTCGACTACATCCCGTCGGACCAGCCCTATGACTTTGGCAGCCAGCTGTTCCCCCGTCTGCTGGACATGGGGGCCCCGCTTTACGGGCACGTCATGGATGGGTACTGGTCTGACATCGGCACCCTCCTGCAGTACTACCAGAGTCAGCTGGACATGATCCACGGACGGGTTCAGGTCCGGCTGCCGACCGAGATCATGGAGAAACTTGGGGTCGCTGAAGGCCTCGCCGAGGGCGCATCCGGCGCGTGA
- a CDS encoding YitT family protein, whose translation MRVKMPGKSRFPNGAFSLARQAGRTTASTRAGASRYASPLGRITSGPGGREIRFLFDLAAITFSAFLIAFGVKEFLVPAKLLTTGLFGICIILYKLLELPIGMQFLLYNIPLLILGFRSFGKRFMVYTVISVIEQSVFTNVLHVPRAFTNDPILAAIFGGFIIGFGSGLTLRVGGSAGGFDILARFLARRRIPMGTTTLVINCGVILAAMALFDVELALYTLMSIFVTAKTYDAVLNNMDKVSLMIVTTDAAQMQRALMEELGTKMEMTLWDAGGTSPARPRQVLYCIAVKEQVPQLKAVIQAVDPLSVCTIVPASDVIGGNLRGW comes from the coding sequence ATGCGGGTCAAAATGCCAGGTAAATCACGGTTTCCAAACGGAGCGTTCTCCCTTGCGCGGCAGGCCGGCCGAACGACTGCATCGACGCGTGCTGGCGCCAGCCGCTACGCCAGCCCGCTCGGCCGCATCACGTCCGGTCCCGGAGGCCGGGAAATCCGGTTTCTCTTCGACCTTGCCGCCATCACCTTCAGCGCCTTTCTCATCGCGTTCGGCGTCAAGGAGTTCCTGGTGCCGGCAAAGCTCTTGACCACCGGACTGTTTGGCATCTGTATCATTCTGTACAAGCTGCTGGAGCTGCCCATTGGCATGCAGTTTCTCCTGTACAACATCCCGCTGCTCATCCTCGGCTTTCGTTCGTTCGGGAAACGGTTCATGGTTTACACCGTGATCTCCGTGATTGAACAGTCCGTCTTCACCAACGTGCTGCACGTTCCCCGGGCGTTCACGAACGACCCGATTCTGGCCGCCATCTTCGGCGGGTTCATCATTGGGTTCGGAAGCGGCTTGACCTTGCGCGTCGGCGGGTCAGCAGGCGGGTTCGACATCCTGGCGCGGTTCCTGGCGCGCCGGCGGATCCCGATGGGCACCACGACCTTGGTCATCAACTGCGGGGTCATCCTGGCGGCCATGGCGCTGTTCGATGTCGAGCTGGCGCTGTATACGCTGATGTCGATTTTTGTAACGGCCAAGACGTACGATGCGGTGCTGAACAATATGGACAAAGTCAGCTTGATGATTGTGACGACGGACGCGGCACAAATGCAGCGGGCACTGATGGAGGAATTGGGTACGAAGATGGAGATGACCCTGTGGGATGCGGGCGGCACCAGCCCTGCCCGGCCGCGGCAGGTGCTGTACTGCATTGCCGTCAAGGAGCAGGTGCCGCAGCTCAAGGCGGTGATTCAGGCGGTCGATCCACTCTCCGTCTGCACCATTGTGCCCGCGTCCGACGTTATTGGCGGGAATCTGCGTGGGTGGTGA
- the ltrA gene encoding group II intron reverse transcriptase/maturase has protein sequence MNAVNTANYTKVKARELQRTLYLAAKANAKRRFHSLYDKVYRSDVLWEAWRRVKANRGSAGVDGVTIRHIVEEYGEEQFVRETQDLLKKGTYRPLPVRRKNIPKADGKERPLGIPVIQDRLVQMASKMVLEPIFEADFKDCSFGFRPKRSAKDAIQRIQRTVNYENTYWAVDVDISGYFNNIPHDKLLMLVKQRVSDRRVLKLIRQWLKAGYVEEGLFHETELGSPQGGVISPLLANIYLNYLDTVWERNYTHLGKLVRYADDLVILCHKKADALKAIQVLKAVFQRLELRMNREKSKLVSLWPGKPGFDFLGHHHRYMPMMRPGGRVWNAFRSYPSKKSMKKMRDRVREELAPRNRLYWTVQQVVSRLNPIIQGWTNYYTAADPKASRKFLAKIDWHISRRLILYWRKKYKRSRKSQSEIMKAFRGMGLKSVTGYGA, from the coding sequence GTGAATGCAGTGAACACTGCTAACTACACCAAAGTAAAAGCTCGAGAACTCCAAAGAACCCTCTACCTTGCTGCGAAGGCGAATGCCAAGCGAAGGTTTCATTCCCTGTATGACAAGGTATACAGGTCGGACGTGCTGTGGGAAGCATGGAGACGAGTCAAGGCAAATCGAGGAAGCGCGGGAGTGGATGGGGTAACCATCCGACACATCGTGGAGGAGTACGGAGAAGAACAGTTTGTGCGGGAGACACAGGATCTGCTGAAAAAGGGCACATATCGGCCGCTGCCAGTGCGGAGGAAGAACATCCCGAAGGCGGATGGCAAGGAAAGGCCGCTGGGGATACCGGTCATCCAGGACCGTCTGGTGCAGATGGCGTCGAAGATGGTGCTTGAGCCCATATTCGAGGCGGATTTCAAAGACTGCTCGTTTGGGTTCCGACCCAAGCGCAGTGCCAAAGACGCTATACAACGAATTCAGCGGACTGTGAATTACGAGAATACCTATTGGGCTGTCGATGTGGACATCTCAGGGTATTTCAACAACATCCCGCACGACAAGTTACTCATGCTGGTCAAGCAAAGAGTGAGCGACCGGCGGGTACTCAAGCTCATCAGGCAATGGCTCAAGGCCGGGTACGTGGAAGAAGGCCTGTTCCACGAAACGGAATTGGGAAGTCCGCAGGGGGGAGTCATCTCGCCACTGCTGGCGAACATCTACCTGAACTACCTCGACACCGTGTGGGAGAGGAATTACACGCACCTCGGTAAACTGGTACGATACGCCGATGACCTTGTGATTCTGTGCCACAAGAAGGCTGATGCGCTCAAAGCCATCCAAGTCCTGAAGGCGGTGTTTCAGCGGCTGGAGTTGCGCATGAACCGGGAAAAGTCCAAGCTGGTAAGCCTTTGGCCGGGAAAGCCGGGATTCGACTTTCTGGGACACCATCACCGGTACATGCCGATGATGCGACCGGGGGGACGGGTGTGGAACGCGTTTCGGAGCTATCCGTCGAAGAAGTCCATGAAGAAGATGAGGGACAGAGTGCGAGAGGAACTTGCCCCACGAAACCGCCTGTACTGGACCGTACAACAGGTGGTAAGCAGGCTGAACCCCATTATCCAAGGATGGACGAATTACTACACGGCGGCGGACCCGAAGGCGAGCAGGAAATTTCTTGCCAAGATAGACTGGCACATCTCACGACGACTGATACTGTATTGGCGCAAGAAGTACAAGCGCAGCCGAAAGAGCCAATCTGAGATTATGAAGGCATTTCGGGGCATGGGACTGAAGTCTGTAACAGGCTATGGTGCGTAG
- a CDS encoding glycoside hydrolase family 15 protein — translation MRDAAHRVLETLRMSNGLYLASTSDAYRYVWIRDVCYISLAFLQSHPLSLTPQLQVAPERTPSTELQTSPRHPQSTHPQPDDRYEQTYHSMLDIFHQYRWKLDYHAEHRPREAFEYMHPRYHADTLRELEEPWGNAQNDAIGAFLYGIAIGLRHGKRMIRHEADCDLINQFIRYLTTLAFWEDADNGMWEENREIHASSIGACTAGLLALQPWFTVDWDVIRRGMTALYALLPRESASKDCDLAQLSLIYPYQLVPPDVARSIVARVESELLRDRGVIRYKGDQYYRRAEGEADHAQAHTGHPGAPGDPTGHAPTDHTEAEWCLGLPWLGLCWFTLGDHARALSYLSRTEQVMTRPGVLPELYYGGTDRPNPQTPLAWAVSMYIQLFDALAGLRGSTL, via the coding sequence ATGCGCGACGCGGCCCATCGGGTCCTGGAGACACTGCGAATGTCGAACGGCCTCTATTTGGCAAGCACGTCAGACGCTTATCGCTATGTGTGGATCCGCGATGTCTGCTACATCTCCCTGGCCTTTCTACAATCGCACCCGTTATCGCTGACGCCTCAGCTGCAAGTGGCACCTGAGCGAACTCCGTCAACCGAACTGCAGACATCACCCAGGCACCCGCAGTCGACACACCCACAGCCGGACGACCGCTACGAGCAGACCTACCACAGCATGCTGGATATCTTTCACCAGTACCGCTGGAAGCTGGACTACCACGCGGAACACCGGCCGCGGGAGGCCTTTGAATATATGCATCCGCGGTACCATGCGGACACACTGAGGGAATTGGAGGAGCCGTGGGGGAATGCTCAGAACGACGCCATCGGTGCGTTCTTGTACGGCATCGCGATCGGCCTCAGACACGGCAAACGCATGATTCGACACGAAGCCGATTGTGATCTGATCAATCAATTCATTCGCTACCTCACCACGCTGGCGTTCTGGGAGGACGCGGACAACGGCATGTGGGAGGAGAACCGCGAGATTCACGCCAGCAGCATCGGCGCCTGCACGGCCGGCCTGCTCGCGCTGCAGCCCTGGTTTACGGTCGACTGGGACGTGATTCGCCGCGGAATGACCGCCTTGTATGCGCTCCTGCCGCGTGAAAGCGCTTCGAAGGATTGTGACTTGGCGCAGCTGAGCCTCATCTACCCGTATCAGCTGGTACCGCCCGATGTCGCCCGCAGCATCGTGGCGCGGGTGGAAAGCGAACTGCTGCGCGATCGCGGCGTCATTCGCTACAAAGGCGACCAATACTACCGCCGCGCCGAAGGCGAAGCCGACCACGCCCAGGCCCACACTGGCCACCCCGGGGCCCCCGGCGACCCAACCGGCCACGCCCCAACTGACCACACCGAAGCCGAGTGGTGCCTGGGGCTGCCCTGGCTTGGGCTGTGCTGGTTCACCTTGGGCGATCACGCCCGCGCCCTGTCGTATCTCAGCCGCACCGAACAGGTGATGACCCGCCCCGGCGTGCTGCCGGAGCTGTATTACGGCGGCACCGACCGGCCGAATCCGCAGACGCCGCTGGCCTGGGCCGTCTCCATGTATATCCAGCTATTCGACGCGCTGGCTGGCTTGCGCGGCTCCACTCTCTGA
- a CDS encoding sugar ABC transporter permease, whose translation MSMQLREGKQQQQGGLAGVWRDRIAAGELGLLPVMLALVVIWIIFQSVNSHFLSGRNMSNLILQIAEIGMLGIGETFILLLGEIDLSIAAVSGVAAAVLVLMSGAHVNPWLCILAAVVVGAVIGVFQGFWVTIIGVPAFIVTLAGSLGYQGILLAFLGNTGTVPIFNQTLLNIAASYVPGWLGWALVVVAVAGYAAGLIGIQQGRRKRNLSAMSARSMTWRLVLLGVVSVVVVGALNSYRGVPVAGLILLVFVVLFAYITQATVFGRHIYAVGGNKEAARRAGINIRSIRVIVFTLSGVMGAIGGIIGASRLGSASPASGGGDLLLDSIAAAVIGGTSLFGGRGSVWNALAGALVIGSVENGMDLLSAPSSTKYIVEGGILLIAVTIDTMTRNRRKVVGR comes from the coding sequence ATGAGTATGCAGCTGCGTGAGGGCAAACAGCAGCAGCAAGGTGGCTTAGCGGGCGTTTGGCGCGATCGCATCGCAGCCGGAGAACTGGGCCTGCTGCCGGTCATGCTGGCACTGGTTGTCATATGGATCATCTTCCAAAGTGTGAACAGTCACTTCCTGTCGGGCCGCAACATGTCCAATCTGATTTTGCAGATCGCGGAGATTGGCATGCTCGGCATCGGCGAAACGTTTATCCTCCTGCTCGGCGAGATTGACCTGTCTATCGCAGCCGTGAGCGGGGTCGCGGCGGCGGTTCTGGTGCTGATGTCGGGCGCGCACGTGAACCCGTGGCTGTGTATTCTGGCCGCGGTGGTCGTCGGCGCCGTAATTGGCGTGTTCCAAGGGTTTTGGGTCACCATCATCGGGGTGCCGGCGTTCATCGTCACGCTCGCCGGATCGCTCGGGTATCAGGGCATTTTGTTGGCGTTTCTCGGCAACACCGGTACGGTCCCGATTTTCAACCAAACCCTGCTCAACATCGCCGCCTCCTATGTGCCTGGATGGCTGGGCTGGGCGCTGGTCGTTGTCGCGGTGGCGGGGTACGCGGCTGGGCTCATTGGCATCCAGCAAGGGCGGCGGAAACGAAACCTGTCCGCCATGTCGGCCCGTTCGATGACCTGGCGCTTGGTCCTCCTGGGGGTTGTCTCGGTCGTGGTGGTCGGGGCGCTCAACTCCTATCGCGGCGTGCCTGTCGCTGGCCTCATCCTGCTCGTGTTTGTCGTGCTGTTTGCGTATATCACCCAAGCGACCGTGTTCGGCCGGCACATCTACGCCGTCGGCGGGAATAAGGAAGCGGCGCGGCGGGCCGGCATCAACATCAGGTCGATTCGCGTCATTGTCTTCACCCTAAGCGGCGTGATGGGCGCTATTGGCGGCATCATCGGGGCTTCCCGCCTCGGGTCCGCGTCGCCCGCATCCGGGGGCGGCGACTTGCTGCTCGATTCCATCGCGGCGGCGGTCATTGGCGGCACCAGTCTCTTCGGGGGACGAGGCAGCGTTTGGAACGCGCTGGCTGGCGCGCTGGTGATTGGCAGTGTGGAAAACGGGATGGACCTGCTGAGCGCGCCTTCGAGCACCAAATACATCGTGGAGGGCGGTATTTTGCTGATCGCGGTCACCATCGACACCATGACGCGCAACCGCCGCAAAGTCGTCGGCCGCTGA
- a CDS encoding tyrosine-protein phosphatase — translation MTIDIHAHVLPGLDDGPDTLAEADVLLRAFRDCGVETVICTPHYLHPMFDVTKEQIDAAFAELTAARPSGAEADAWPRLLKGAEVRVTRRLVDDLRSRTVPTLGDTNYVLVEFPSQVIDDAMFEMMHELLVRDYQPIMAHPERNVAIQKDTSLIKDFIDAGVLMQVTASCFDAPRNAASAAVRVAEWMQAQGYVHFVASDAHNLTSRPPSDAKWLRGIPLEGSESGAAQASQRVE, via the coding sequence ATGACCATCGACATCCATGCACATGTACTGCCCGGCCTCGATGATGGGCCGGATACATTGGCTGAAGCAGACGTGCTGCTCCGGGCATTTCGTGATTGCGGCGTGGAAACAGTCATCTGTACGCCCCACTATCTGCACCCGATGTTTGACGTGACAAAGGAGCAGATTGACGCGGCGTTTGCGGAGCTGACGGCGGCGAGACCGAGCGGGGCGGAAGCCGATGCCTGGCCGAGACTGCTCAAGGGCGCCGAGGTGCGTGTGACGAGGCGCCTGGTGGACGATTTGCGCAGTCGCACCGTTCCGACCCTCGGCGACACGAACTACGTCCTGGTGGAGTTTCCGAGCCAGGTCATCGACGATGCGATGTTTGAGATGATGCACGAACTCCTGGTGCGGGACTACCAGCCGATTATGGCGCACCCAGAGCGGAATGTCGCGATCCAAAAGGACACATCACTAATTAAGGACTTCATCGACGCGGGCGTGCTCATGCAGGTGACCGCGTCATGCTTCGACGCACCGCGCAATGCCGCGAGCGCCGCCGTCCGGGTGGCCGAGTGGATGCAGGCGCAGGGGTACGTGCACTTTGTCGCATCCGATGCGCACAACCTGACGTCTCGGCCCCCGTCCGACGCGAAGTGGCTGCGGGGCATTCCCCTCGAAGGTTCAGAGAGTGGAGCCGCGCAAGCCAGCCAGCGCGTCGAATAG